A single genomic interval of Zobellia nedashkovskayae harbors:
- the tyrS gene encoding tyrosine--tRNA ligase, with protein MTSNFVEELKWRGMLHDAMPGTEEHLMNEMQSAYVGIDPTADSLHIGHLVGVMMLRHFQLAGHKPYALIGGATGMIGDPSGKSAERNLLDEPTLRHNQEALKGQLSRFLDFDGEADNAAILVNNYDWMKDFSFLDFIRDVGKHITVNYMMAKDSVKKRLSSESKEGMSFTEFTYQMVQGYDFLYLYQNHNCTLQMGGSDQWGNITTGTELIRRIGGGKGYALTCPLITKADGTKFGKTEGGNIWLDSERTSPYKFYQYWLNTSDVDAEKYIKIFTFLSKEEIDELIKEHQEAPHMRVLQKRLAEEITVMVHSQEDLENAQKASNILFGKSTSKDLKGLNEKTFLDVFDGVPQAEISKSELTSGLDMIGALADKTGFLASNSEARRELKQNSISVNKEKVKNDYLITEDDLINGKFVLLQRGKKNYFVLVVK; from the coding sequence ATGACTTCAAACTTTGTAGAAGAATTAAAATGGAGAGGCATGTTGCATGACGCAATGCCGGGAACCGAAGAACACCTAATGAATGAAATGCAATCTGCTTATGTTGGTATTGATCCAACTGCAGATTCATTACATATAGGCCACTTGGTGGGGGTGATGATGTTACGTCATTTTCAGTTGGCAGGCCATAAGCCATATGCGCTTATTGGTGGTGCTACAGGTATGATCGGAGACCCTTCTGGGAAATCTGCAGAGCGTAACCTATTAGATGAGCCTACTCTTAGACATAATCAAGAAGCCTTAAAAGGACAATTATCGCGATTTTTAGATTTTGATGGTGAAGCAGATAATGCTGCCATCTTGGTCAATAATTACGATTGGATGAAAGATTTCTCGTTTTTGGATTTCATTAGGGACGTGGGTAAACATATTACCGTTAATTATATGATGGCCAAAGATTCGGTCAAAAAGAGACTTTCATCAGAATCTAAAGAGGGGATGTCTTTTACCGAGTTTACCTACCAAATGGTACAAGGTTATGATTTCTTATACTTGTACCAAAACCATAATTGTACGTTACAAATGGGTGGTAGTGATCAGTGGGGGAATATTACTACTGGTACTGAATTAATCCGGAGAATAGGTGGCGGAAAAGGCTATGCTTTAACCTGCCCGTTAATTACAAAGGCAGATGGCACCAAGTTTGGGAAGACAGAAGGCGGTAATATTTGGTTAGATTCCGAAAGAACATCACCATATAAGTTTTATCAATATTGGTTGAATACGTCAGATGTAGATGCTGAAAAGTATATTAAAATATTTACATTTCTTTCAAAAGAGGAAATTGATGAGTTGATAAAGGAGCATCAAGAAGCGCCTCACATGCGCGTTTTACAGAAACGTCTTGCTGAGGAAATTACTGTGATGGTACATTCTCAAGAAGATTTGGAAAATGCCCAAAAGGCCAGTAATATTCTCTTTGGGAAGTCAACATCTAAAGACCTTAAAGGCTTAAATGAAAAGACATTTTTAGATGTTTTTGATGGTGTTCCTCAGGCGGAAATTTCTAAGTCAGAACTTACATCAGGATTAGATATGATTGGTGCATTGGCTGATAAAACAGGATTTTTGGCTTCAAATAGTGAGGCAAGAAGAGAGTTAAAGCAAAATTCTATTTCAGTAAATAAAGAAAAAGTAAAGAACGACTACCTGATTACCGAAGATGATTTGATCAACGGCAAGTTTGTGTTGTTGCAACGTGGTAAGAAGAACTATTTTGTTTTAGTTGTTAAATAG
- a CDS encoding DUF4296 domain-containing protein, translated as MRVLVIVLIFFSFTSCNETLLEKPKNIIPKEKMVEILQDLAIVNAAKTTNLQVLRDNGVEPMDYIFNKYSIDSLQLVESDRYYASLPVEYEKIYKEVEANLERDAKALEDQKKINDSLRVAKEKIKREKEKAEKAIDTLP; from the coding sequence ATGAGGGTTTTAGTAATAGTTTTGATATTTTTTTCATTTACTTCTTGTAATGAAACCCTTTTGGAGAAGCCTAAAAATATTATTCCAAAAGAAAAAATGGTTGAGATACTCCAAGATCTAGCCATTGTAAATGCAGCTAAAACAACCAATTTGCAGGTGCTTAGGGATAATGGTGTAGAACCTATGGACTATATTTTTAATAAGTATAGTATAGACAGTCTGCAATTGGTAGAAAGTGATCGTTACTATGCTTCGCTCCCGGTAGAGTACGAAAAAATCTATAAAGAAGTTGAAGCCAATCTTGAGCGTGATGCGAAAGCGTTAGAAGATCAGAAAAAGATAAATGACAGTCTTAGAGTAGCGAAAGAAAAAATTAAGCGAGAAAAAGAAAAGGCTGAAAAAGCTATTGATACTCTTCCTTAA
- a CDS encoding NAD-dependent epimerase/dehydratase family protein — protein MVLVTGGTGLVGSHLLLKLVQNGISVRAIHRKGSDLKRVVKIFGYYTDDAKILFNKIEWVEADIIDVPALEIAFDQITQVYHTAALISFDPQKFDILEKINTEGTANIVNLCIENGVRKLCYTSTIGAIGKSLGDAMADEENAWTPREANVYGLTKQAAEMEVWRGSQEGLPVVMVNPGVIVGPGFWNSGSGDLFTVAKKGYRFYPPGGTGFVTVHDVIKMMVSIMDSEIINERYIAVAENLTFKEILTKITTEFGIKPPSVQLKFWQLEIGRWLDWLKNLFLKNGRRITKNSIHSLKHREVYDNTKIKKDINFEFETLDETISFCCERFKEEYQ, from the coding sequence ATGGTATTGGTTACAGGGGGAACGGGCTTAGTAGGCTCACATCTTTTATTGAAATTGGTACAAAACGGTATTTCCGTTAGGGCCATACACAGAAAGGGCAGTGATCTTAAGCGCGTAGTTAAGATTTTTGGTTATTATACAGACGATGCCAAAATTCTCTTTAATAAAATTGAATGGGTAGAAGCTGATATTATTGACGTTCCTGCCCTAGAAATTGCTTTTGACCAGATTACCCAAGTCTACCATACTGCCGCACTAATTTCTTTTGATCCACAAAAATTTGATATCCTCGAAAAAATAAACACGGAAGGAACTGCGAACATCGTAAACCTCTGTATTGAGAATGGGGTAAGAAAACTATGCTATACTAGTACTATAGGTGCCATAGGCAAAAGCTTAGGTGATGCTATGGCAGACGAAGAAAACGCCTGGACACCTAGAGAAGCAAATGTATACGGACTCACAAAACAGGCTGCAGAAATGGAAGTTTGGCGAGGCTCACAAGAAGGACTTCCTGTAGTTATGGTTAACCCTGGTGTAATTGTAGGCCCGGGATTCTGGAATAGCGGTAGCGGCGATTTGTTTACTGTTGCTAAAAAAGGATATCGGTTTTACCCTCCTGGTGGAACAGGCTTCGTAACCGTTCATGATGTGATTAAGATGATGGTTTCTATAATGGATTCCGAGATTATAAACGAGCGCTATATTGCCGTAGCAGAGAATTTAACATTCAAGGAAATCCTTACGAAAATCACTACAGAGTTTGGCATTAAACCTCCATCGGTTCAATTGAAATTTTGGCAACTTGAAATAGGCAGATGGTTAGATTGGCTTAAAAACTTGTTTCTAAAAAATGGAAGGAGAATCACTAAAAATTCCATTCACTCTTTAAAGCATCGCGAAGTTTACGACAATACAAAAATTAAAAAGGATATCAATTTTGAGTTCGAAACGCTAGACGAGACCATTTCGTTTTGCTGTGAACGGTTTAAGGAAGAGTATCAATAG
- a CDS encoding FKBP-type peptidyl-prolyl cis-trans isomerase, with amino-acid sequence MSQVKENDKVKVHYTGKLATGEVFDSSVERGEPIEFTMGQGQLIPGFEKGLIDMKVNEKKTVNIPKEEAYGEPKAELIQEVPKSQLPQDVEPKVGMGLVTQTQSGQEINLLVTDVKEESVVVDGNHPLAGKDLIFDLEVVEIL; translated from the coding sequence ATGAGTCAAGTTAAAGAGAACGATAAAGTAAAAGTACATTACACAGGTAAACTGGCTACAGGAGAAGTTTTTGATAGTTCTGTAGAAAGAGGAGAGCCTATTGAATTTACAATGGGTCAAGGTCAGTTAATACCAGGTTTTGAAAAAGGTCTTATTGATATGAAGGTCAACGAGAAAAAAACCGTGAATATTCCTAAAGAGGAAGCTTACGGAGAGCCTAAGGCAGAGTTGATCCAAGAAGTTCCTAAAAGTCAATTGCCACAGGACGTTGAGCCAAAAGTTGGTATGGGTCTTGTTACTCAAACTCAAAGCGGACAAGAGATTAACCTACTTGTAACTGATGTAAAAGAAGAAAGTGTTGTGGTTGATGGTAATCACCCTTTAGCCGGTAAAGATCTTATCTTTGACTTAGAAGTAGTTGAGATATTATAG
- a CDS encoding polyprenol monophosphomannose synthase, with translation MSDSIVIIPTYNEIENIEAIIRAVFGLSKDFHVLIVDDNSPDGTSKKVTELQEEYVGRLFLEVRKEKAGLGTAYIHGFKWAIAKKYDYIFEMDADFSHNPQDLLRLYRACANGADVVVGSRYKKGVNVVDWPLYRVLLSYGASFYVKIITGMRVHDPTAGFVVYKRQVLENINLDSVRFIGYAFQIEMKFRAYLKNYKIEEVSIIFRDRVRGQSKMTSSIIKEAIFGVFMMKIRSMFQKSRF, from the coding sequence GTGTCAGACAGTATAGTTATTATCCCCACTTACAATGAGATAGAGAACATTGAAGCTATTATAAGAGCTGTCTTTGGTCTTAGTAAAGATTTTCATGTTTTAATAGTTGATGACAATTCACCTGATGGTACCTCTAAAAAAGTAACGGAGTTGCAGGAGGAATATGTAGGAAGACTCTTTTTAGAAGTTAGAAAAGAAAAGGCGGGCTTAGGTACAGCATACATACATGGTTTTAAATGGGCTATCGCAAAAAAGTATGACTATATCTTTGAGATGGATGCCGACTTCTCTCATAACCCGCAAGATTTATTAAGGTTGTACAGAGCGTGTGCCAATGGTGCAGATGTTGTAGTTGGCTCCCGTTATAAAAAAGGGGTAAACGTAGTAGACTGGCCATTGTATCGCGTATTGTTATCTTACGGGGCGTCTTTTTACGTTAAGATAATAACCGGGATGCGCGTACACGACCCTACGGCTGGTTTTGTAGTTTATAAACGCCAGGTTTTAGAAAATATCAATTTAGATTCCGTTCGTTTTATAGGGTATGCCTTCCAAATTGAAATGAAATTTAGGGCCTATCTTAAGAATTATAAAATTGAAGAAGTGTCCATTATATTCAGGGATAGAGTAAGAGGGCAATCAAAAATGACATCATCTATTATAAAAGAGGCCATCTTTGGTGTTTTCATGATGAAAATACGAAGTATGTTCCAAAAATCTAGATTTTAG
- a CDS encoding T9SS type A sorting domain-containing protein codes for MRATYFLLLMVFTINMSAQDSYDFQNQKKEEIPGFKLYPNPAFNDMVNVITRDNQLKQIKVYDVFGKIVLTQQISKSNLNISRLIPGVYVMQVTENKKTSNRKLVVK; via the coding sequence ATGCGCGCTACCTACTTTTTGCTTTTAATGGTATTTACCATTAATATGTCTGCCCAGGATTCATATGATTTTCAAAATCAAAAAAAAGAAGAAATTCCGGGTTTTAAGCTTTACCCCAACCCTGCTTTTAACGACATGGTGAATGTCATTACAAGAGACAATCAACTTAAACAGATTAAAGTTTACGATGTATTCGGTAAAATTGTACTTACCCAACAAATTTCCAAAAGCAATCTAAATATCTCTAGACTCATACCCGGGGTTTATGTAATGCAGGTAACTGAAAACAAAAAGACAAGTAACCGAAAGCTCGTCGTAAAATAA
- a CDS encoding ArnT family glycosyltransferase: protein MKYKLPRIFIILLGIGFLINLLQSYFTPLIFDEAYYWHYAQKLSWGYFDHPPLVALLIKISGFFFDGELGVRFMSCVLSTATLFILWSTIDNPKKKDYVVHFFVLAYSMTLLNAYGFFTLPDTPLLFFTALLLYVYKRFLEKPSLLWGVLMGITMAGLMYSKYHAALVIIFILLSNIKLVFNKYAWLSVFVALLCYVPHFLWLSQNDYVTINYHLFDRPNDPYNFKKYTLGYFVNLVALFGLTFPWVYWGLFKAKANDKFTRALLFLVYGVLIFFFISSFNRRIQTQWIIVISIPLIIIVFRFMMENEIAKKWIYRMGLVNIAIILYLRIGLVYEPMSPIYYETHGNIGLVEDVAEKIGNMPLVFENSYRNAPIFEFYSGNNTYSLNNESYRLNQYSIDDSESKVQHQKILYLSGRATDADEIFTKDNGSKMYGKYIDNFESFRKLKTLIEEPVDFKAGQEQVFQLYNPYDFDIDLNKLQFNVAYMTDFKIVKDRLPIKPKLNNPNITSIGAKDTLTYTFNFPQPRELKDPTYVRIGVMENKLIYGINGKNTKVK, encoded by the coding sequence ATGAAGTATAAACTGCCCCGAATTTTTATTATTCTGTTAGGAATTGGTTTTTTAATCAACCTACTTCAGTCTTATTTCACCCCGCTTATTTTTGACGAGGCTTACTATTGGCATTATGCTCAAAAACTGTCTTGGGGGTATTTTGATCACCCTCCTTTAGTGGCCTTACTTATTAAAATTAGTGGTTTCTTTTTTGACGGGGAGCTTGGAGTCCGCTTTATGAGTTGTGTACTCTCTACCGCCACACTGTTTATTCTTTGGAGTACCATAGACAATCCAAAAAAGAAAGATTACGTAGTACACTTTTTTGTACTCGCCTACTCTATGACACTTTTGAACGCTTATGGATTTTTTACCCTACCAGATACACCACTACTATTTTTTACAGCCCTTTTGCTATATGTCTACAAACGATTCCTAGAGAAACCTAGCTTATTATGGGGGGTACTAATGGGCATTACCATGGCGGGCCTTATGTACAGTAAATACCATGCGGCTCTTGTTATCATATTTATTCTACTATCTAACATAAAATTAGTCTTTAACAAATATGCGTGGCTTTCTGTTTTTGTTGCACTACTTTGCTATGTACCACATTTTTTATGGCTGTCCCAAAATGACTACGTTACTATAAACTATCATCTTTTTGACCGTCCTAATGACCCTTACAATTTCAAAAAATACACCCTTGGTTACTTTGTAAACCTAGTAGCATTGTTTGGTTTAACATTCCCATGGGTTTACTGGGGTCTTTTTAAAGCCAAGGCAAATGACAAATTCACTAGAGCTCTACTATTCTTAGTTTATGGTGTACTTATCTTTTTCTTTATATCAAGCTTTAACCGGAGAATACAAACACAGTGGATTATTGTTATTTCCATTCCATTAATTATAATCGTTTTCCGATTTATGATGGAAAACGAAATTGCTAAAAAATGGATTTATAGAATGGGATTGGTAAATATTGCCATTATCCTTTATTTAAGAATTGGACTCGTTTACGAACCTATGTCTCCTATTTACTATGAAACTCACGGTAATATAGGTCTTGTTGAAGATGTAGCAGAAAAAATTGGCAATATGCCTTTGGTTTTTGAAAATTCATACAGAAATGCTCCAATTTTTGAATTCTATTCAGGAAACAACACCTATTCTTTGAATAATGAAAGCTACCGACTTAATCAATATTCAATTGATGATTCTGAATCCAAAGTACAGCATCAAAAGATTTTGTATTTATCGGGTCGCGCCACAGATGCAGATGAAATATTCACCAAGGATAATGGTAGTAAAATGTACGGTAAATACATAGATAATTTTGAGTCTTTTAGAAAACTTAAGACCCTCATAGAGGAACCTGTAGATTTTAAAGCGGGCCAAGAACAGGTTTTTCAATTGTACAATCCATATGATTTTGACATAGACTTAAACAAGTTACAGTTTAATGTGGCCTACATGACCGATTTTAAAATCGTAAAGGACAGGCTGCCTATTAAACCTAAATTAAACAACCCCAATATTACCAGTATCGGAGCCAAAGACACCCTTACCTATACCTTTAATTTTCCGCAACCCAGAGAATTAAAAGACCCGACCTACGTTAGAATAGGTGTTATGGAGAATAAGCTTATTTATGGGATTAACGGAAAAAACACAAAAGTAAAATGA
- a CDS encoding tetratricopeptide repeat-containing sensor histidine kinase — translation MNKFLYLVFCCLLVSCTSKNESGAKKVGTTLDSTLVYYNSSKNKSLSIQERQKAIDKSYQILKGLVSDSLYGYVLDQKSLLHFTSGQYDSLLFYSNLLLRNRSEIDKTSLLAEHYYLRGYYFAEVKHDYFKAVENYSDSKEYYTRVNDSAQIGENLMNIGIIQKNNNDFFGSKETLTDALRFLKAPGKIANCYNTLATNHRKLLNYSDAVGYYQKAIKITESIKDRIIYENNLAASYIDNKEFQKAIILLQKIERDSTATANQIEYARIQDNLAYAKWLSGLSIESYEFEEPLKLRVEKKDRRGQIASYTHLGEFYSNDNPRKASTYFDSVLQIAKPLNIPRAEKDVLKLLMELEPANIHVRNRYAFLQDSLYNQELKVKTQFAKYRYDDKLKQESILNLEKENAERQLEVEKERNQKIISFSSLALLLLISVFAIFFSIQRTKRLKQENRTSKMEAIYETEAELSRKLHDDFAGKLNHAMVLLQTGSDNSKVLNVVDSLYSQSRDFSRKINDVDTGPKFKEVLFGMLGNYCRDTQLIVTGSSEVDWVKLTALTKKTLYKVLQEFMINMQKHSGASIVSIHFEQTKAKLKISYNDNGKGAAKNSLNNKNGLWNTEKRILAINGSLTFDSEKGEGFKAQVEIPN, via the coding sequence TTGAATAAGTTTTTGTATTTAGTTTTTTGTTGTTTACTAGTATCCTGTACTTCTAAAAATGAAAGTGGAGCTAAAAAGGTTGGAACTACTCTGGATAGTACACTTGTGTATTACAATAGCTCAAAAAATAAATCACTCTCAATTCAGGAAAGGCAAAAAGCTATAGATAAATCGTATCAGATATTAAAAGGGTTGGTTTCAGATTCTCTTTATGGGTATGTGCTTGATCAAAAAAGCCTGCTTCATTTTACCTCTGGCCAATATGATAGTCTTCTATTCTATAGTAATCTACTTTTACGTAATAGATCTGAAATTGATAAAACATCCCTTTTAGCGGAGCACTATTATTTAAGAGGTTATTATTTTGCGGAAGTAAAGCATGATTACTTTAAGGCTGTTGAAAATTATTCGGATTCTAAGGAATATTATACAAGGGTAAATGATAGTGCGCAGATTGGTGAAAATCTCATGAATATAGGTATCATCCAAAAGAATAATAATGACTTTTTTGGTAGCAAAGAAACGCTAACAGATGCTTTAAGGTTCTTGAAAGCACCGGGTAAAATAGCCAATTGTTACAATACCTTGGCAACAAACCACAGGAAATTATTGAACTATTCCGATGCTGTGGGTTATTATCAAAAAGCAATTAAGATAACAGAATCCATAAAGGACAGAATCATTTACGAAAATAATTTGGCGGCCAGTTATATTGATAATAAGGAGTTTCAAAAGGCTATTATATTACTTCAGAAAATAGAGCGGGATTCTACGGCCACTGCAAATCAAATAGAATATGCGCGTATTCAAGATAACCTGGCTTATGCAAAATGGTTGTCAGGTTTGTCTATTGAGAGCTATGAGTTTGAAGAACCGTTAAAATTAAGAGTTGAAAAAAAGGATAGAAGAGGGCAAATCGCTAGTTATACACACTTGGGTGAATTTTATAGTAATGATAACCCTAGAAAAGCAAGCACTTATTTTGATTCAGTACTACAAATAGCAAAGCCTTTAAACATACCTCGTGCAGAAAAGGATGTTTTAAAGCTGTTAATGGAACTGGAACCTGCTAACATTCATGTAAGGAATCGTTATGCGTTTTTACAGGATAGTCTATATAACCAAGAGCTGAAAGTAAAGACTCAATTTGCCAAATACAGATATGATGATAAGCTTAAGCAAGAGTCTATTCTTAATTTAGAGAAGGAAAATGCAGAACGCCAATTAGAAGTAGAGAAAGAGCGCAACCAAAAAATCATTTCTTTTTCTAGTTTGGCTTTACTTCTACTCATTTCAGTATTTGCAATATTCTTTTCAATTCAGAGAACCAAGCGTTTAAAGCAGGAGAATAGGACTTCAAAAATGGAAGCTATTTATGAAACCGAGGCAGAACTTTCAAGAAAGCTGCATGATGATTTTGCAGGCAAACTAAATCATGCGATGGTTTTGCTTCAAACCGGGTCCGATAATTCCAAGGTGCTTAATGTAGTAGATAGTCTTTATAGTCAAAGTAGGGATTTTTCTAGGAAAATAAACGATGTAGACACTGGGCCTAAATTCAAAGAAGTTCTTTTTGGTATGTTAGGTAATTATTGTAGAGATACGCAACTAATAGTTACTGGTAGCTCAGAAGTAGATTGGGTCAAACTTACTGCTCTAACAAAGAAAACGCTTTATAAGGTGCTTCAGGAGTTTATGATAAATATGCAAAAACATAGCGGAGCTTCTATTGTTTCAATACATTTTGAACAAACTAAGGCTAAGTTGAAAATCAGTTATAATGATAATGGTAAAGGTGCTGCAAAAAACAGCTTGAATAATAAAAATGGTCTATGGAATACAGAAAAGCGTATTCTAGCCATTAATGGAAGTCTTACTTTTGATTCAGAGAAGGGTGAAGGTTTTAA
- a CDS encoding LuxE/PaaK family acyltransferase, giving the protein MNGSEIFKINSTSEFDVQALKVYRHQYLHNAVYQEFCSYFRKTEENVTQVSEIPFLPISFFKSKEIISGEKNPVAIFTSSGTTGSETSKHFVNRIALYEQSFREAFEHFYGKIEDYCVLALLPSYLEREGSSLIYMVDDMIKQSKHVDSGFYLNDLDSLRKKLTQLDARGQKILLIGVSFALLDMVETHPLQLKNTIIMETGGMKGRRKELIREELHDILKAGFGVPVIHSEYGMTELLSQGYSKGNGIFKTPPWMKILIRDTEDPLAFQDHKKTGGINVIDLANIDSCAFIATQDLGKTYANNTFEVLGRFDHSDVRGCNLMVL; this is encoded by the coding sequence ATGAACGGTAGCGAAATTTTTAAAATTAATTCAACGAGTGAATTTGATGTACAGGCTCTTAAAGTTTATAGACATCAATATCTCCATAATGCCGTGTACCAGGAATTTTGCTCGTACTTCAGAAAAACAGAAGAGAATGTGACTCAAGTTTCCGAGATACCCTTTTTGCCTATTTCCTTTTTTAAATCGAAAGAAATTATTTCTGGAGAGAAGAATCCCGTAGCTATTTTTACAAGTAGTGGAACCACCGGAAGCGAAACCAGCAAACATTTTGTAAACCGAATTGCGCTCTACGAACAGAGTTTCCGAGAGGCATTTGAACATTTCTACGGAAAAATTGAAGACTATTGCGTTCTGGCCTTGCTACCTTCCTATCTTGAAAGAGAAGGGTCATCACTCATCTACATGGTAGATGATATGATTAAACAAAGCAAACACGTTGATAGTGGGTTTTACCTTAATGACCTTGATAGTTTACGAAAGAAATTGACCCAACTGGATGCAAGAGGTCAAAAAATACTGCTTATAGGGGTTTCTTTTGCCCTTTTGGATATGGTTGAAACACACCCGCTACAACTAAAGAATACTATTATTATGGAAACTGGGGGTATGAAAGGCCGTAGAAAAGAACTAATTCGAGAAGAGCTTCATGACATTCTTAAAGCAGGCTTTGGCGTACCGGTTATACATTCAGAATATGGTATGACAGAACTATTATCTCAAGGCTACTCAAAAGGAAACGGTATTTTTAAAACTCCCCCTTGGATGAAAATCCTCATACGCGATACCGAGGATCCACTAGCCTTTCAAGACCACAAAAAAACGGGAGGTATAAACGTCATAGACTTGGCTAATATTGATTCTTGTGCATTTATTGCCACACAAGACTTAGGTAAAACCTATGCCAACAATACTTTTGAGGTACTGGGGCGTTTTGATCATTCCGATGTTAGAGGATGTAATTTAATGGTACTCTAA
- a CDS encoding dihydroorotase, protein MGKVLIKNAKIVNENSTFESDVLLQDDLIVKIAVNISDDTAKVIDIKGKYLLPGVIDDQVHFREPGLTHKGDIASESRAAVAGGITTFMEQPNTIPQTTTIEKLEEKFEMGAKSSFANYSFLFGGTNDNLEELKRLDRNGCSGVKLFLGSSTGNMLVDDEVVIEEIFRNTEMVISTHCEDEGTIKRNLAEYKEKYGDDIPIKYHPKIRSEKACYLSSSKAIELAKKTGARLHVFHLSTGKETELFRNDIPLEQKKITAEVCVHHLWFSEADYDTKGTLIKWNPAVKTAADRDQLWKALLDDRLDVIATDHAPHLFSEKENVYTKAPSGGPLVQHALTALLDKVHENVISLEKVVQKMCHNPAILFQIEKRGYIREGYYADLVVVDMNAPYEVTKANIAYKCKWSPFEGTTFKSSVTHTFVNGHLAYENGNFSTEKNAKRLTFNR, encoded by the coding sequence ATGGGGAAAGTATTGATTAAAAATGCCAAAATCGTAAACGAAAATTCAACTTTTGAAAGCGATGTATTGCTTCAAGATGATCTAATCGTGAAAATTGCGGTCAATATTTCCGATGATACCGCAAAAGTTATCGATATTAAAGGCAAGTATCTTTTGCCGGGAGTTATAGACGATCAGGTTCATTTTAGAGAGCCGGGTCTTACTCATAAAGGTGATATAGCCTCAGAAAGTAGAGCTGCTGTAGCTGGCGGTATAACAACTTTTATGGAACAGCCCAACACTATTCCGCAAACAACCACCATAGAGAAATTAGAAGAAAAGTTTGAGATGGGAGCTAAGTCTAGTTTCGCTAACTACTCTTTCCTTTTTGGAGGTACCAACGATAATTTAGAAGAATTAAAACGATTGGATAGAAATGGCTGCTCTGGTGTTAAACTATTCTTAGGTTCTTCTACGGGGAATATGTTGGTTGATGATGAGGTGGTAATAGAAGAAATTTTCAGAAATACCGAAATGGTAATTTCTACCCACTGTGAAGATGAAGGAACAATAAAAAGAAACCTTGCGGAGTATAAAGAAAAGTACGGAGATGACATTCCTATAAAATATCATCCTAAAATTCGTAGTGAAAAGGCCTGTTATCTTTCCTCATCAAAAGCCATAGAGTTAGCGAAGAAAACGGGAGCTCGTCTTCACGTTTTTCATTTATCCACAGGAAAAGAAACGGAATTGTTCAGAAATGATATTCCGCTTGAACAGAAAAAAATTACCGCTGAGGTCTGTGTACATCACTTGTGGTTCTCTGAAGCAGATTATGACACCAAGGGCACTTTGATCAAATGGAACCCGGCAGTGAAAACGGCAGCAGACAGAGATCAGTTATGGAAAGCATTATTGGACGACCGTTTGGATGTAATTGCTACAGATCACGCACCTCACTTGTTTAGCGAAAAAGAGAATGTTTATACGAAAGCTCCTTCTGGCGGTCCGTTGGTACAACATGCGCTTACAGCACTATTAGATAAGGTTCATGAAAATGTAATTTCTTTAGAAAAAGTGGTACAGAAAATGTGTCACAATCCGGCTATACTTTTTCAGATTGAGAAACGCGGCTACATTAGAGAAGGGTATTATGCAGATTTGGTAGTTGTAGATATGAACGCTCCTTATGAGGTAACCAAAGCAAATATTGCATATAAATGTAAATGGTCTCCTTTTGAGGGTACTACGTTTAAGTCCTCTGTTACACATACTTTTGTAAACGGTCATTTGGCGTATGAAAACGGAAATTTCTCTACAGAAAAAAATGCCAAGCGATTAACATTCAATAGATAA
- a CDS encoding T9SS type A sorting domain-containing protein, with protein sequence MKHFYLLITFLCISFSYGQESQSNGDIKDFKLYPNPVTNGKVYVSTSDSSPKQILIYDVLGMQVLETKIIGDELNLYDLDTGVYVLRVYQNNKVATRKLIVK encoded by the coding sequence ATGAAGCACTTTTACTTACTAATTACTTTCTTATGTATTTCCTTTTCCTATGGGCAAGAATCCCAGAGCAATGGCGATATTAAAGATTTTAAACTTTACCCAAATCCCGTAACTAACGGAAAGGTATATGTTAGCACCTCTGATTCCTCACCAAAACAAATTTTAATTTATGATGTTTTGGGCATGCAGGTTTTAGAAACCAAAATAATTGGTGATGAATTAAATCTTTATGATTTAGATACCGGTGTATACGTTCTACGTGTTTACCAAAACAATAAAGTGGCTACGAGAAAACTAATTGTTAAGTAG